One Arachis hypogaea cultivar Tifrunner chromosome 2, arahy.Tifrunner.gnm2.J5K5, whole genome shotgun sequence genomic window, aataataatgaaTGTCGGAATTAAATCCAATATTAAAACtatgttatttgatttttgataGGTATGTGGGTTTGGGGGATTCAGAAGATGACATGCAAGTTTTCTACTACTTTATTAAGTCAGAGAATGATAGTAAGAATGACCCTCTTTTGCTATGGCTCTCTGGTGGTCCCGGTTGTTCTTCAGTTTGCGGCTTTATTTATGAAATAGGTGATCTTCAATTCTATTTCATAACATTTGATTATATTTACCCACATTAACCGGTTCTTTAAAACAATTTGTCAAATGGCACTTCTAAAATGCTAGTTTTATTTATAAAAACAAACTAATGTATGAAATTGAAGCAAAGTTTGAAAGTATAGTAGTTCATTTTTCTCGTTTTAGCATAAATGTTACTGCATTTTGAATCTAAGTTGCCTTTTGAGTAAAATCTAAGGTTATGAAACCGAATTAAATTGATTGGTTCAACTAAGTTAATCGAAAATTGATTATCAAATTGATTAGTTCATAACAAAAAATCAGCTACAAACaaatcatgaaaaaaaaagtataaatcaACTAAACCGAATCAATTTTTTATCGATTAActgatttaaaatatatattttgtatataaatatattattttattatattctattaaatttcaattaaaattttttttgggtaAGTGGATTGGACCATTCTAATCCTAAGTACACAACATATCCATATACTCCTCACACAAATACCATATTTTCTCTTTGATTGCAATTGCCAGGGTTTGAACCAGGACCTTTGAATTTCAGTTGAGTCTTTAAAGCTTAGCTTCACTAGTTCAGCGATCCATTTTTACAACCTTGGTAAAATCACATTGTAGTCCATTTATCAATGCTTGTTCCTCTTAAGCAAGGTCTCATGTTCGAATGTTAACAGAAAAAAGAAAGGTTATATAGTCCATTTTTGGCATAGACTTTTTAACCCTGCAGGAAAATGGAAGCTAAGTAGGGGTGGAAATAGGCCAGGCGACCTGTCAGGGACCTGCAGTCTGGCTTGTGTTTGGCCTGGCCTAACCTGGCTTGATAGGAAATAGGCCCAGGCTCAGGCTATTAAAAAATCCTATATTCTTTAAAAGGCCAGGCCTAAACTTTTAAAATAGCCTGTTGGGCCTATCAGGCCGGTCTGAGCCTGCAAATATATAGAGTTTTATTATACTAATAAAAATGCTATTAGAAGGATCTTCTATCttataataatacttttatccaCTCAGCtatttgtctcttttttttttttttttggtgacttaattattttttggtgacttttgtctctttaattatatatgtgtattttgtatcaatattattcataaatttattattttatattttataattttaaaaattaaattatatcttaaatttaattattattaaaaaaaacaggCCTATTgacaggcttcaggccaggcTAGATTTAACAACAGACCAGATTCAGTACTCATTAAAAAGCCTATACCAGGCTACAGGCTAGGCTAAGGCTAATATACTCTATTACAGGCCTGGCCTGTTAAAAGTAAAGCATGGCCTAACttggcctgtttccacccctaaAGCCAAGGTTGTGAAATTTGTTTtcctaataaaaatacaaaattgcaGGCCCAATGAAATTAAAAGTTGAGGAATATGATGGGAGCTTGCCTAAGCTCATCTCGAGGCCACAGTCATGGACAAAGGTAACTATTCGTCCTCATTAATTATTTGGTTTGTTTAGTAGTAATAAGACTATTTAACAAATAAACTGTTTTTCTGCTATCTTCatggtttttctttcttttctttttttttcaggtGGCTAACATTATTTTTGTGGATTTGCCAATGGGAACTGGCTTCTCTTACGCCAAAAATGTCATTCCCCATCGAAGTGACTGGAAGCTTGTTCACCAAACCCATCTATTTATTAGAAAGGTAAAGTCACTATGCTTATGAACATGTCACTTCCCACATATAACTTTGACAATGTAGTAATAAGGTATGATATTTTTGTGTCTTAATCTTTGTAGTGGCTTGTTGAGAACCCGGAATTTCTTTCAAATAAGTTTTACATGGCAGCTGATTCATACTCCGGCATTCCTATTCCTCCTATTATTCAAGAGATCACTGATAGTAATGAATTACTAATCATCAATGTGCATATATAGCTGATATATTGtttcttaatcatattacttagTTACTGCATATATGGTTACCACATAAAAAGTTTGACTGAGACATCATTATAGTTAAACTTACAGTAAATAATCATTTTGGCAGATGAAAGATTCTAGTTTTGACAAACAAACTTCGgtctttatttttgataaaataaactcCCAAATATAAGATCTTTTTGATAAAATAGACAAATCTTTAACCCATCAATCTGGATATTTAGACTATTTTGTCAAACAGGACTCATATTTGGGAGTTCGTTTTGccaaaaataaaagttgatatccattttgttaaaataaaaaactttggAGTACTAAAATAGCTATTTATTCTTAAACTTACTATTATTGTCTGCATCAATATTCAATAATAAAACATAACTAACCATGATTATTAAATGAGCTATGTTAGATAATCAATGACTTTCCTGAATAATATAAACAATGGATCCTAAAATTGGtccaattcaaataaaatacacTACACTCCAAATtactcacctaaatcttaatattagaataaccattcaCACACCTAGTAAATTAAACATCCaatatatccattgttcacattgtttaatatttttattatttacctaTGCTTTTCCTTATTAAATTTACTTATGTAACAGGAAATGAAAGAGGTCTCAAACCCCGAATAAATCTCCAGGTTTGTAATCAGTCCTCTGCCTATGTTTTCACTACTAACAAGAATTAAGGAAGTGCATTTTTCCTCTTTGAACTATGAACAATGAAGCCTAAATTGTTCTTAAACTTTACAGGGATATATACTAGGAAACCCAGTAACATCAGGATTAGAAGATAATGATCAGATCCCATATGTTCACGGAATGGGACTTATCTCTGATGAACTCTATTGGGtaataatatttttcttcaaGCATTCaatgaaattgattattattactaGAATGAAATGCGAGTGATTCTAACATGTTTTTTATCTACGGATACAGTCCTTGCAAAATACTTGTCACGGTAACATTATAAATGTGGATTCTACGAACAAACCGTGTCTAAATGACATGCAGTATTATAACGAGGCAAGTGATGATGATGACTACCCTTAATTTTACTATAGgatctttatttatttacttcTTTCTAGTCTTTCTTGTTCAGAATTTGTTCACCATATGGGTAAAACTTTCactgtttcttatctttttcagcttcttgaaaatatttggttgttCAACATTTTGGAGATATATTGTCTTGATGAGAATATCAAAAGAACAAGACGAAACCCCAGCAGATCTCTGGCTCAAAAGATAAAGACACCTTTGAGTTCTCCGGTCACACTGCCGGATATGCGCTGTGAAGTAACTTTCTTTTGCATATCTTGTAtagtttcataaaaaaaaattatatacaaacTAAAAATGAATCACTGTATATTTCTATATAATTTAGTGATTGAAATTGAGTATACACCTACTATAGTTGATAGTTTCATACACATTTTGGCTAAAGAAGACACAAGTGAGATTTTGAGTAAGTATTTACATAATCGACATCTCTTATCTCACTGACACCAGAGAAAAGGATTTAAAATGAGTCGAATTTTGATATGTGTAGAATATAATGAATAACAATATCTAAGCTAAACTATCAAATCGATTCATTGTCGAGAATGGAATAGTATAACATAGGAAGatctttttgttttcaaaatatgATCTAAACCTTGTTTTTTTTTACCTGTTGTAGATTTATCGTGACTTCCTTCTTGCGGAATGGATAAATGACCCTGCTGTCCGTAAGGCACTGCATATTCGCGAGGTTTGTATTATTTTCTAGTTTAAGATTCTAATAAAGtattaattaagatttttaattagatagttaaaaatcgttaaataataatttagtcaaaattttttaattatctaataatttttaattattaactttaaatGGACACAAGTTTATTGTTGTTTCGATGTTTGTATCGCCACTTTTTATTGATTAGTGTTTTACAATACTTGGTTCATTAATCCTTAACCTTGAAATCGTATTGAATGAATTATTATATCAATGTTGTGCAGGAAACTATAGGGAAATGGAACCGGTGCAATAGTGACGATTATGTATTTGAAATCCCTAGCAGCGTTCCATTTCATGCAAACCTAAGTGCCAAAGGCTACCCTTCCTTGATATACAGGTGAACAAGATTACTGCGTTCTAAATCGGTTCCTATTTGTCTGAAAACTGTTTTGTTCTTTCATAGCTGATTTTGTGTCACTATTGATGTTATCTTGACAGTGGGGATCACGATGCAGTAGTTCCTTTCTCCTCGACTCAACGATGGATAAGGTCTCTAAACTACTCTATTGTACATGATTGGAGGCCATGGTATTTAAATGACCAAGTTGCAGGGTATGCTATGAAACTTTTTTGCAACAtcaaaaaaaatagatataatattagGAGAGCAAATACCAAAAAAATCTaccaaataaaatttttgtattgtgtttggtgtaaaataTATTGAACTAAATTATATCTCAGTATTatgtttagtttaaaataaatatgaaaactaagagatagatttaaaatttaaaaaattaaaaaaaaatattattaaaattttaatttttatctccaAATATTTCCATTCATGTGTTCTTATTTTCTGAAGGTATGGaaggaattaaaattttatttttaaaacaaaaattttagttttattctcTTACCATTAAACACAAAACTAAATTCCAATAACGCTATTTAAAAAAACATGTCGCcaaatctttttgaaaaatttgccTTTCATGCAGATACACGAGGACTTACTCGAATCAAATGACATTTGCAACTATAAGAGTAAGAACAAATTAAACTCTTCTGTCACAGTTTATAAGGGTTCATGTAGATTAATATAGTAtctaaatatattttacattgaatttatatttatttagtttgATACTAggcttattattattagattgtaATTTTGTCCTATAAATAGACATTTCTTATTCTAAGCATTTTAAAATGAAGTTTATTCTTgaattattaacttattattatgaattctaatattaattaacttattaCTATGAATTCTAATATAGTGTTAAGAGTAATGACATTCTCGTTAAATACTAACTTATTTGGACAATCTTTCTACATCTAATGGGTCTAGCTTCTTGTGAATACATCTTGAAGATGGTGTCACATGGCAGCCAAGCTCTTATCACTTCTTGTTGCCAAGTGTTTGTTGGAGTGGTTAATTTTAGCAAATTATTAGTATTTTACCCGTAATAACATTATGGgaatatacattttttaaaactatatttcaaaatttagaaaatcaaattatttttataaaaaaaattataagttgaCAAAAATTTCTGACTAAGAATATCAAGATAtctatagataaaaaattaaataataagatttttagttataatttttatatgaaaaagtctaaaattttattaataattaattttaatattcgttatctaaaatttgaaacaatttatCGTAtgtacttttatatttaattaggtatTAAGTCTAttacacaaatagaaataattaatttttatacttgttatttaaaaataatatttttttctctatgtatataaaagtataattagatattagtataaaaaaattatattaatagttataaaattaattttttttaaaacaattgaatcttgattctaacttttgattataacattagtattctctctaaattatatgtaataaatatttgaaagaagagaaatgaaaatatagattaaaaagataagtagtgaaaatttaaaactaaataaaaaactaaaaaatatgtatataataataatttttatttgaattatattatttttgttaattttattttttatagaataaaaaggtagaaaaaatagagaataaaagaaaatagagagaaaaataaagatgaagaatgagagtgagagtgagaatttgttaattttgaaagaaaaaaattttattttaattgcaataaaAAAATATCGGATTACATATTTTGGTTTGtcaaaattactaatataaaatataaattatatatatagtaaaaatgATAGAGAGAAATAGGAAAATAGatagaggtagatgagagaatttatgaAGGGAGtttattgattttgaaaaaaaatatttttgctcaattttaataagagagtgtcatgtgacacatttgattattaaattagatagtaatatatgatacataatatagttatatttcaatttcaattttaatattttaattttaattttaatgcaattaaagaatatCATGTTGTACATTTTGattgttaaattagtaattagttattgatattaatattaataatgatatatacaATAAATAGAGTGGTTGAAGGAAcaagagagatagagaaaggaagagggagaagggaagaactctttaattttggaagaaaaaatttgatttcaattgcaatgagagagtgacatgtggcacattttggttgtaaaattagtatagAGAATgaaagaattctttaattttgtagaaaaaatttaattttaattacaatgagggagtgacatataacatattttggttgtaaaattagtaagcaggagaagaattctttaattttagaaaaaaaatttaattttaattgcaaTAAAAATGACACGTAACacattttagttataaaattagaaatatataataaatgtGTCACTCTAGTGTGTTGCCACATGTCTTTAATGTAACAATAATGATTATCATCCTGATGTGgcatttatttagtatttttttatattttttaattttatattagattaattttatGGTTATGACAAGTTTACTTTTTAATTACAAACTCAAGTTATTACATTTTCACATTATCTAAATATCAAacttactttttaattattattatgaaatctaaccattttaatttttttttatttgagaagttgtctaatttattattattattttttcacctAATTTAATTGTAGGGTGGATCGCATACAGCTCCAGATACCAAGCCGGACGAAAGTTTTGCCATGTTCCTTAGGTGGATATCTAACAAGCCTCTTTAGTTTAGCTACACAGATGCCAGAAATCTTGATTTCACATTGAATTTGGATTAATCATTAGTTATTATTTGGTTCAGTTTAAGTAAACAGTTTAATTaagtgttttaaaaaaatttaaataataaatatttatattaaaaataatttataataaattattttatatttagttttatttaagaaaataataaaaaactttgtattataataaaagtaattttttaattttttaataattttttaaaaagttataatttcattttaaaaGTTATACTTAAATATTAATGGTATaactttttataagttaaaataatacaaaagaaaaaaaattacttataaaaCTATCCAATCTAATCCTTCTAAGATATAGATTTGAATTGGTCTACAATTTGGTTTTAAGTTTATCAATTGCGAAAAATATTTTGTGTACTAAGTGAGCCACGGCCATTTATTCGAAGATctaagggcttgtttgggtgagcttctaagaaaagatcttttttcgagttatcttttttttaaagatcttatagagaagtaaaagtaattttatgtttggatatctcatataaaaaggtctttttatctatcaactatgtttgggtataacaatataaaagtacttttttgtttatttattacatgaaaaacatcttttttttaaggaaaaaagatcttttaaaaaaagatgtaaattacagcttctcaaaaaatatctttttttgattttactagtgcttttacttttattactagaaatttgccaaacacgttaaaaaataaaaaaagatcttttttcattgaaaaaatatatttttttaacaaaataatggcgcccaaacatgcactaaaactcttataaaaaaaattaattattaactaatttggGTTGAGAGGTAGTAGTTAgtttactaatttatt contains:
- the LOC112749260 gene encoding serine carboxypeptidase-like 12 isoform X2 produces the protein MKMASNSKKWCYFFQLVLLCLTLLLQIASNQIEAGGSKVEYLPGFDGPLPFQLETGYVGLGDSEDDMQVFYYFIKSENDSKNDPLLLWLSGGPGCSSVCGFIYEIGPMKLKVEEYDGSLPKLISRPQSWTKVANIIFVDLPMGTGFSYAKNVIPHRSDWKLVHQTHLFIRKWLVENPEFLSNKFYMAADSYSGIPIPPIIQEITDRNERGLKPRINLQGYILGNPVTSGLEDNDQIPYVHGMGLISDELYWSLQNTCHGNIINVDSTNKPCLNDMQYYNELLENIWLFNILEIYCLDENIKRTRRNPSRSLAQKIKTPLSSPVTLPDMRCEIYRDFLLAEWINDPAVRKALHIREETIGKWNRCNSDDYVFEIPSSVPFHANLSAKGYPSLIYSGDHDAVVPFSSTQRWIRSLNYSIVHDWRPWYLNDQVAGYTRTYSNQMTFATIRGGSHTAPDTKPDESFAMFLRWISNKPL
- the LOC112749260 gene encoding serine carboxypeptidase-like 12 isoform X1 — protein: MKMASNSKKWCYFFQLVLLCLTLLLQIASNQIEAGGSKVEYLPGFDGPLPFQLETGYVGLGDSEDDMQVFYYFIKSENDSKNDPLLLWLSGGPGCSSVCGFIYEIGFEPGPLNFSPMKLKVEEYDGSLPKLISRPQSWTKVANIIFVDLPMGTGFSYAKNVIPHRSDWKLVHQTHLFIRKWLVENPEFLSNKFYMAADSYSGIPIPPIIQEITDRNERGLKPRINLQGYILGNPVTSGLEDNDQIPYVHGMGLISDELYWSLQNTCHGNIINVDSTNKPCLNDMQYYNELLENIWLFNILEIYCLDENIKRTRRNPSRSLAQKIKTPLSSPVTLPDMRCEIYRDFLLAEWINDPAVRKALHIREETIGKWNRCNSDDYVFEIPSSVPFHANLSAKGYPSLIYSGDHDAVVPFSSTQRWIRSLNYSIVHDWRPWYLNDQVAGYTRTYSNQMTFATIRGGSHTAPDTKPDESFAMFLRWISNKPL
- the LOC112749260 gene encoding serine carboxypeptidase-like 18 isoform X3; protein product: MKLKVEEYDGSLPKLISRPQSWTKVANIIFVDLPMGTGFSYAKNVIPHRSDWKLVHQTHLFIRKWLVENPEFLSNKFYMAADSYSGIPIPPIIQEITDRNERGLKPRINLQGYILGNPVTSGLEDNDQIPYVHGMGLISDELYWSLQNTCHGNIINVDSTNKPCLNDMQYYNELLENIWLFNILEIYCLDENIKRTRRNPSRSLAQKIKTPLSSPVTLPDMRCEIYRDFLLAEWINDPAVRKALHIREETIGKWNRCNSDDYVFEIPSSVPFHANLSAKGYPSLIYSGDHDAVVPFSSTQRWIRSLNYSIVHDWRPWYLNDQVAGYTRTYSNQMTFATIRGGSHTAPDTKPDESFAMFLRWISNKPL